From one Neorhizobium galegae genomic stretch:
- the kdgR gene encoding DNA-binding transcriptional regulator KdgR, with protein MSELNPKTENVAAVLKVFAVMEALVEGKKVSLADLAQRAMTSKTTAHRLLQTMVELGYVEQDAETEKYGLTLKLFSLGARSLTEQTDLLRVADQAMGKLSRVTGESVNLGILDDRDQKVVYIHKYDSAYSLSMKSTLGLRNPLHSTSLGKALLAWRDDEEIRERINKMELTRLAPRTITDPQELFAQLQMARSRGFAEEVEESEAGVRCMAAPIFNYLGKPIAALSISFPMFRFDESRKSEYVDLLRTAGLTASAGLGYQPAKN; from the coding sequence ATGTCAGAGCTGAACCCAAAAACCGAAAATGTCGCCGCCGTTCTCAAGGTCTTCGCCGTCATGGAGGCGCTGGTCGAGGGAAAGAAGGTGAGCCTCGCCGATCTCGCTCAACGAGCCATGACGTCGAAGACCACGGCGCATCGCCTGCTGCAGACCATGGTTGAACTCGGCTATGTGGAGCAGGATGCGGAGACGGAAAAATACGGACTGACGCTGAAACTTTTCAGCCTCGGCGCGCGATCGCTGACCGAGCAGACGGATCTGCTGCGTGTGGCGGACCAGGCGATGGGAAAGCTCTCCCGGGTAACCGGCGAGTCCGTCAATCTCGGTATTCTCGATGATCGCGACCAGAAGGTCGTCTACATTCACAAATACGATTCCGCCTACAGTCTCTCGATGAAATCGACGCTCGGGCTGCGTAATCCGCTGCACAGCACCTCGCTTGGCAAGGCGCTTCTTGCATGGCGCGACGACGAGGAGATCCGGGAGCGGATCAACAAGATGGAGCTGACGAGGCTCGCGCCGCGCACCATCACCGATCCGCAGGAATTGTTTGCCCAATTGCAGATGGCCCGCAGTCGTGGTTTTGCCGAAGAGGTGGAAGAGAGCGAGGCGGGCGTGCGATGCATGGCGGCGCCGATCTTCAACTACCTCGGAAAACCGATTGCCGCGCTGTCGATTTCCTTTCCGATGTTCCGCTTCGATGAAAGCCGGAAATCCGAATATGTCGACCTCCTGCGCACGGCAGGGCTCACCGCCTCCGCCGGGCTCGGCTACCAGCCCGCAAAGAACTAA
- a CDS encoding glycoside hydrolase family 88/105 protein, with protein sequence MHPLLRQKQHLIQRSDVCGLIDRLIDNLVHIEDRTGEFLLRLDDGRVIDTKGWAGWEWTHGVALFGLLKYWQLTGNQKVMEIIVDWFEARLAEGTPTKNINTVAPFLTLAHLYELTGDPRWRPYLETWAEWVMHEMPRTREGGLQHIVYNSVNDQQMWDDTLMMSVLPLAKIGLVLKRPEFVEEAKYQFLVHAQYLCDTQTGLWFHGWTFDGNHNFARARWARGNSWITIAIPEFIELLDLAENDPLRRHLVSLLGRQAAALKLHQHPSGLWHTLIDDRSSYLEASATAGFAYGLMKGVRKRYLGIEYLETAEQAMKGVIDNISSEGELQQVSFGTAMGSDLDFYRQIKLTSMPYGQAMAMLCLTELLRSFI encoded by the coding sequence ATGCATCCGCTGCTGCGGCAAAAGCAACACCTGATCCAGCGCAGCGACGTCTGCGGTCTCATCGATCGGCTGATCGACAACCTTGTCCATATCGAGGATCGCACCGGTGAATTCCTGCTGCGCCTCGATGACGGTCGGGTGATCGATACCAAGGGCTGGGCGGGCTGGGAATGGACCCATGGCGTCGCGCTTTTCGGCCTTCTCAAATATTGGCAGCTGACCGGCAATCAGAAGGTGATGGAGATCATCGTCGATTGGTTTGAAGCCCGGCTTGCTGAAGGTACCCCCACAAAGAACATCAACACGGTCGCACCGTTTCTGACGCTTGCCCATCTCTATGAACTCACGGGGGATCCTCGGTGGCGGCCCTACCTGGAAACTTGGGCCGAATGGGTCATGCACGAGATGCCGCGTACCCGCGAAGGTGGGCTCCAGCATATCGTCTATAACAGCGTCAATGATCAGCAGATGTGGGACGACACGCTGATGATGAGCGTGCTGCCGCTTGCCAAAATCGGCCTCGTGCTCAAACGGCCGGAGTTCGTGGAAGAGGCGAAATACCAGTTCCTGGTCCACGCCCAATATCTCTGCGACACGCAGACCGGCCTCTGGTTCCACGGCTGGACGTTCGACGGCAATCATAATTTTGCCCGCGCGAGATGGGCACGCGGCAATAGCTGGATCACGATCGCCATTCCGGAATTCATCGAGCTCCTGGATCTTGCCGAAAACGACCCCCTCCGCCGCCATCTCGTGTCCCTGCTCGGCCGGCAGGCGGCGGCGCTGAAACTCCACCAACACCCATCGGGCCTGTGGCATACGTTGATCGATGATAGGTCGAGTTACCTCGAAGCCTCGGCGACCGCCGGCTTCGCCTATGGCCTGATGAAGGGCGTACGCAAGCGGTATCTGGGCATCGAGTATCTGGAAACCGCCGAGCAGGCCATGAAAGGCGTGATCGACAATATCAGCTCCGAGGGAGAGCTCCAGCAGGTCTCGTTCGGCACGGCGATGGGCAGCGATCTCGATTTCTACCGGCAGATCAAGCTGACATCCATGCCTTACGGGCAGGCGATGGCGATGCTCTGCCTGACCGAGCTTTTGCGCAGCTTCATCTAA
- a CDS encoding ABC transporter substrate-binding protein, translated as MTKLTRRTLLGTMGATAAAAALPAMPAFAADRSIRHYWWGNPERDKRTFAVIDTFQKKNAGIAVSGETIGWGDYWTKMATQTAGRNMADLVQMDYRFLFEYVNRGALKPLDEFVGKSLMIADFDKGPLDGGKVDGKLYALNIGSNSQVMVHNKRAFQEAGIDADLINWTWDDFAKACEKITAKSGGKMKGSDDLSLMIETFESWVRQNGREFYSPDGKVTATAGDVTSWWQMWADLRKAGVVRDKNKTVILDPPIAESGIAVGDTAMSHYWSNQLVGIQAVAKDKIGAAMVPHKAGGKPGQFIKPSMFLSLSRDAKDTGAAIAYMNAWVNDPEITGILGLERGIPCSPKIRAALAPKLTEVEKLSVDYFTAIQSKVGPLPVPAPKGAGEVRDAFMRIGTDVVLGKVEVAKAASTFIEDAQAIIERAQ; from the coding sequence ATGACCAAACTGACGAGACGAACATTGTTGGGCACCATGGGAGCGACTGCCGCCGCTGCCGCACTTCCGGCCATGCCGGCGTTTGCTGCCGATCGCTCGATCCGGCACTACTGGTGGGGCAATCCGGAGCGCGACAAGCGCACCTTTGCCGTCATCGACACATTCCAGAAGAAAAACGCCGGCATCGCAGTCTCTGGCGAAACGATCGGCTGGGGCGACTACTGGACCAAAATGGCGACCCAGACCGCCGGCCGGAACATGGCCGACCTCGTGCAGATGGACTACCGGTTCCTGTTCGAATACGTCAATCGCGGGGCGCTGAAGCCCCTCGACGAATTCGTCGGCAAGAGCCTAATGATCGCCGACTTCGACAAGGGGCCTCTTGACGGCGGCAAGGTCGATGGAAAGCTTTATGCTCTCAACATCGGCTCGAACAGCCAGGTCATGGTCCACAATAAGCGCGCCTTCCAGGAAGCGGGTATCGATGCAGACCTGATCAACTGGACCTGGGACGATTTTGCCAAGGCATGCGAAAAGATTACCGCCAAGTCCGGCGGCAAGATGAAGGGGTCGGACGATCTGTCCCTGATGATCGAGACCTTCGAATCCTGGGTTCGCCAGAACGGTCGGGAATTCTACAGCCCCGACGGCAAGGTCACGGCGACAGCCGGCGACGTCACCAGCTGGTGGCAGATGTGGGCCGATCTGCGCAAGGCCGGGGTCGTTCGCGACAAGAACAAGACCGTCATTCTCGATCCGCCGATCGCCGAGTCGGGCATTGCCGTCGGCGACACCGCCATGTCCCACTACTGGTCCAACCAGTTGGTCGGCATCCAGGCTGTGGCAAAAGACAAGATCGGCGCAGCCATGGTGCCCCACAAGGCGGGCGGCAAGCCTGGCCAGTTCATCAAGCCCTCGATGTTCCTGTCTCTCAGCCGAGACGCCAAGGATACGGGAGCCGCAATTGCCTATATGAATGCCTGGGTCAACGATCCTGAGATCACCGGTATTCTCGGTCTCGAACGCGGTATTCCTTGTTCGCCGAAAATCCGCGCGGCGCTGGCCCCGAAGCTCACCGAAGTCGAGAAGCTCTCCGTCGATTATTTCACGGCGATCCAGAGCAAGGTAGGCCCGCTGCCGGTGCCCGCCCCCAAGGGAGCCGGAGAGGTACGAGACGCCTTCATGCGTATCGGCACCGATGTCGTGCTTGGCAAGGTTGAAGTCGCGAAAGCCGCCAGCACCTTCATCGAGGATGCCCAGGCAATCATCGAGCGCGCCCAGTAA
- a CDS encoding carbohydrate ABC transporter permease, with protein MKRFFARNAPAYVFLLPWLIGFFLLALGPILASLYLSFTRYDMVSAPRWIGWGNYEYMFTRDRRFWKALEVTFTYVALAVPARLIMALGVAMLLDKGLRTIGLYRAIFYLPSLLGASIAIAILWRQLFAADGVVNQVLAMVGIQGASWITDPDTSLYTLVVLAMWQFGSPMLIFLAGLRGIPRDLYEAAEIDGTPGWRQFTRITLPLLAPVIFFNLVLQTIDSFKTFSSAFIISNGTGAPADSLLFYTVYLFNEAFKFFRMGYASALAWFLLVIIATFTAIAFFTSKYWVHYENERD; from the coding sequence ATGAAACGTTTTTTTGCCCGCAATGCACCGGCCTATGTGTTTCTTCTACCATGGCTGATCGGATTTTTCCTGCTCGCCCTGGGGCCTATCCTTGCGTCGCTTTATCTTTCCTTCACCCGCTATGACATGGTGAGCGCCCCCCGATGGATCGGTTGGGGCAATTACGAATATATGTTCACGCGGGACCGGCGCTTCTGGAAAGCGCTGGAAGTGACGTTTACCTATGTCGCACTGGCTGTGCCCGCCCGCCTGATCATGGCGCTGGGTGTCGCCATGTTGCTCGACAAGGGCCTGCGCACGATCGGCCTTTACCGCGCCATCTTCTATCTGCCGTCCCTGCTGGGCGCTTCCATCGCCATCGCCATCCTGTGGCGCCAGCTTTTCGCTGCCGACGGCGTCGTCAATCAGGTTCTGGCGATGGTGGGAATTCAGGGGGCCTCGTGGATCACCGATCCGGATACCTCGCTTTATACCCTGGTGGTGCTGGCCATGTGGCAGTTCGGCTCGCCGATGCTGATCTTTCTGGCGGGCCTGCGCGGCATACCGCGCGATCTTTACGAGGCGGCGGAAATCGACGGGACGCCCGGCTGGCGGCAATTCACCCGTATCACCTTGCCGCTGCTTGCGCCGGTGATCTTCTTCAATCTGGTGCTGCAGACCATCGATTCCTTCAAGACCTTTTCCAGCGCCTTCATCATCTCCAACGGCACCGGCGCTCCGGCGGACAGCCTCCTGTTTTATACGGTCTACCTGTTCAACGAGGCCTTCAAATTCTTCCGCATGGGTTATGCATCGGCGCTTGCCTGGTTCCTGCTGGTCATCATAGCGACCTTCACCGCGATCGCTTTCTTCACTTCCAAATATTGGGTGCACTATGAAAACGAGCGCGACTGA
- a CDS encoding carbohydrate ABC transporter permease yields the protein MKTSATDLEIAIQMDEAARVAHELRLKRDRQDRNGRILKHIFLITVSCVMLYPLFWLLASSFKPENEIFGSLTLWPSEFRFENYTKGWYALPISFTVFYVNSAIVTGLSVIGNLVSCSFAAYAFARLSFTGRSFFFALMMMTLMIPYHVVLIPQYVQFLNLGWIDTYLPLVVPRFLASDAFFIFLMVQFFRQLPRELDEAAMIDGCSPFKIYWAIILPLSLPAMGTAAIFSLIWVWEDFLAPLIYLNDIKSYTVPLALRLFLDQEGQSAYGQMFAMSVLSLVPVVIFFVLFQKLIVRGIATSGMK from the coding sequence ATGAAAACGAGCGCGACTGATCTGGAAATCGCCATCCAGATGGACGAGGCCGCGCGCGTAGCTCACGAGCTGCGGCTGAAGCGCGACAGACAAGACCGCAACGGCCGGATCCTGAAGCATATCTTCCTGATCACCGTGTCGTGCGTCATGCTCTATCCGCTGTTCTGGTTGCTCGCTTCCTCCTTCAAGCCGGAAAACGAGATCTTCGGCAGCCTGACGCTCTGGCCTTCCGAGTTTCGGTTCGAGAACTATACCAAGGGCTGGTACGCCCTGCCGATCTCCTTCACCGTCTTCTATGTGAATTCGGCGATCGTCACGGGCCTGTCGGTGATCGGAAACCTGGTCTCCTGCTCGTTCGCGGCCTATGCCTTTGCGCGATTGAGTTTCACCGGGCGCAGCTTCTTCTTCGCGCTGATGATGATGACCCTGATGATCCCCTATCACGTGGTCCTCATCCCTCAATATGTTCAGTTCCTGAACCTCGGCTGGATCGACACCTATCTGCCGCTGGTGGTGCCGCGTTTCCTCGCCTCCGATGCCTTCTTCATCTTTCTGATGGTGCAGTTCTTTCGGCAATTGCCGCGCGAGCTGGATGAAGCCGCCATGATCGACGGCTGCTCGCCCTTCAAGATCTATTGGGCAATCATATTGCCGCTTTCGCTGCCGGCCATGGGCACGGCCGCGATCTTTTCGCTGATCTGGGTTTGGGAGGACTTCCTTGCCCCGCTCATCTACCTCAACGACATCAAGAGCTACACCGTGCCGCTCGCGCTTCGCCTCTTCCTCGATCAGGAAGGCCAGTCCGCCTACGGCCAGATGTTCGCGATGTCGGTTCTTTCACTGGTCCCGGTCGTCATCTTCTTCGTCCTGTTCCAGAAACTCATCGTGCGTGGCATTGCCACCTCCGGAATGAAATAG
- a CDS encoding ABC transporter ATP-binding protein: MAGLTLRNVGKRYGALSIIQGLNLDIHDGEFLVLVGPSGCGKSTLLRMIAGLEDISEGTISIGGKVVNDLPASKRELSMVFQSYALYPHMSVRKNLAFGLQNFKVSRTEVERRVAEAARILQIEQLMDRKPRQLSGGQKQRVAIGRSIVREPQLFLFDEPLSNLDAELRVQMRAELASLYARLGTTMIYVTHDQVEAMTMASRIVVLRGGKIEQLGTPQELYTRPQNLFVAGFIGSPKINMLQAKATREAARTVVSVAGMPDFAIAELPTDDQALTLCVRPSSLRIGNGDVTGEGTIRLVEYLGSETLLHITLSSGQVLLASDNGRTPYRMGDPVTIGFDLSDLHYFDSAGKRIEPIQKESQAQ, from the coding sequence ATGGCAGGATTGACGCTTCGAAACGTCGGCAAGCGCTATGGGGCGCTGTCCATCATCCAGGGGCTGAATCTGGACATCCACGACGGCGAGTTTCTTGTTCTCGTCGGTCCATCGGGCTGCGGAAAGTCGACGCTCCTGCGGATGATCGCGGGCCTCGAGGACATCAGCGAAGGAACGATCTCGATCGGCGGCAAGGTCGTCAACGATTTGCCCGCCTCGAAGCGCGAGCTTTCCATGGTATTTCAAAGCTACGCTCTCTATCCTCATATGAGCGTGCGCAAGAACCTTGCCTTCGGTCTGCAGAATTTCAAGGTTTCGCGCACCGAGGTGGAAAGGCGGGTGGCGGAGGCCGCGCGCATCCTGCAGATCGAGCAGCTCATGGACCGCAAGCCGCGCCAGCTTTCCGGCGGCCAGAAGCAGCGCGTGGCCATCGGCAGGTCGATCGTGCGCGAGCCGCAGCTTTTCCTGTTCGACGAGCCGCTTTCCAATCTGGACGCGGAACTGCGCGTGCAGATGCGGGCGGAACTGGCTTCGCTCTACGCCCGCCTCGGCACCACCATGATCTATGTGACCCACGACCAAGTAGAAGCGATGACCATGGCAAGTCGGATCGTGGTCCTGCGGGGTGGCAAGATCGAGCAGCTCGGCACGCCCCAGGAACTCTACACCCGACCGCAAAACCTCTTTGTAGCGGGTTTCATCGGCTCTCCGAAGATCAACATGCTGCAAGCAAAAGCGACGCGCGAAGCGGCCAGGACCGTGGTGTCGGTGGCCGGCATGCCTGATTTTGCGATTGCCGAGCTTCCGACCGACGATCAGGCGCTGACTTTATGCGTGCGGCCTTCGTCTCTGCGCATCGGCAATGGCGATGTCACAGGCGAAGGCACGATCCGGCTGGTGGAATATCTTGGCAGCGAGACCTTGCTGCATATCACCCTGTCTTCAGGCCAGGTGCTGCTGGCCAGCGACAATGGACGGACGCCCTACCGAATGGGTGATCCGGTCACCATCGGGTTCGACCTCTCCGACCTCCACTATTTCGATAGCGCAGGCAAACGCATCGAACCCATCCAGAAAGAAAGCCAAGCACAGTGA